A region from the Nocardia terpenica genome encodes:
- the hisS gene encoding histidine--tRNA ligase yields the protein MTKTSSFTAPKGIPDYVPPASAEFVAVRDALVRSARSAGYGHVELPIFEDTALFARGVGESTDVVSKEMYTFADRGDRSVTLRPEGTAGVMRAVIEHGLDRGQLPVKLYYAGPFFRYERPQAGRYRQLQQVGVEAVGVDDPALDAEVVAIADAGFRSVGLTGFRLEITSLGDDTCRPQYRELLQEFLFQLPLDEETRRRAELNPLRVLDDKRPEVRELTVGAPLMIDHLSESAKAHFEQVLGHLDALGVPYTVNPRMVRGLDYYTKTTFEFVHDGLGAQSGIGGGGRYDGLMAQLGGQPLSGIGFGLGVDRTVLALQAEGKTAGDPARVDVFGVPLGDAAKQRLVVLAAQLRAAGIRVDLAYGGRGVKGAMKAADRSGAKYALVLGDRDLAEGEIGLKDLAGGEQRQIPIDTAVAAVSAALAQDR from the coding sequence GTGACCAAGACCAGCAGCTTCACCGCCCCCAAGGGCATCCCGGATTACGTGCCGCCGGCGTCGGCGGAGTTCGTCGCCGTGCGCGACGCGCTCGTGCGTTCCGCCCGTTCGGCCGGGTACGGGCATGTGGAGCTGCCGATCTTCGAGGACACCGCCCTGTTCGCCCGCGGCGTCGGCGAGTCGACCGACGTGGTGAGCAAGGAGATGTACACCTTCGCCGACCGCGGCGACCGCAGCGTCACGCTGCGCCCCGAGGGCACCGCCGGGGTCATGCGCGCGGTGATCGAGCACGGCCTCGACCGCGGTCAACTGCCGGTCAAGCTGTACTACGCGGGCCCGTTCTTCCGCTACGAGCGGCCGCAGGCCGGGCGCTACCGGCAGTTGCAGCAGGTGGGCGTGGAGGCGGTCGGCGTCGACGATCCGGCGCTGGACGCCGAGGTCGTCGCCATCGCCGACGCCGGGTTCCGCTCGGTCGGGCTGACGGGCTTCCGGCTGGAGATCACCTCGCTCGGCGACGACACCTGCCGCCCGCAGTACCGGGAGCTGCTGCAGGAGTTCCTGTTCCAGTTGCCCCTGGACGAGGAGACCCGCCGCCGCGCCGAGCTCAACCCGCTGCGGGTGCTCGACGACAAGCGGCCCGAGGTGCGGGAGCTGACCGTCGGCGCGCCGCTCATGATCGACCACCTGTCCGAATCGGCCAAGGCGCACTTCGAGCAGGTGCTCGGTCACCTGGACGCGCTGGGCGTGCCGTACACGGTGAACCCGCGCATGGTCCGCGGCCTGGACTACTACACCAAGACCACCTTCGAATTCGTGCACGACGGCCTGGGCGCGCAGTCGGGCATCGGCGGCGGCGGCCGCTACGACGGGCTGATGGCGCAGCTGGGCGGGCAGCCGCTGTCGGGCATCGGCTTCGGCCTCGGCGTGGACCGCACCGTGCTGGCGCTGCAGGCCGAGGGCAAGACCGCGGGCGATCCGGCCCGCGTGGACGTGTTCGGGGTGCCGCTAGGCGACGCCGCCAAGCAGCGCCTGGTGGTGCTGGCCGCGCAGCTGCGGGCCGCGGGCATCCGGGTCGACCTCGCCTACGGCGGCCGCGGCGTGAAGGGCGCGATGAAGGCCGCCGACCGCTCCGGCGCGAAATACGCACTGGTACTGGGCGATCGGGACCTCGCCGAGGGGGAGATCGGCCTGAAGGATCTGGCCGGTGGCGAGCAGCGCCAGATTCCGATCGATACGGCCGTCGCCGCCGTGTCGGCCGCCCTGGCCCAGGATCGGTAG
- a CDS encoding peptidylprolyl isomerase produces MPSNEQRRAAAKRKLERRLERQAERARRRKQLTIAGSVLGVVVAVAAGVGIYYLTKGDDTKNTASQSSDASQTTPQAAPPPAPKALAATVNCTYKPGGKAAKEVNPPANGEVSTHDSKTVQIQTSQGPIGITLNAGESPCTVNSFVNLVQQGFYDKAPCHRLSTKGLKMLQCGDPTGTGTGGPGYAFDNEYPTDQYAQGDPNAQLPVLYKRGVVAMANSGPNTNGSQFFLMYGDSQLPPQYTIFGTVDDAGLQTLDKIAAAGDDGSMDQGPGGGKPKLPVTFDSVKLA; encoded by the coding sequence GTGCCGAGCAACGAACAGCGGCGAGCGGCGGCCAAACGCAAGCTGGAGCGACGACTGGAACGCCAGGCCGAGCGCGCGCGCAGGCGCAAGCAGCTCACCATCGCCGGGTCCGTGCTCGGCGTGGTCGTGGCGGTCGCGGCCGGGGTCGGCATCTACTACCTCACCAAGGGCGACGACACCAAGAACACCGCCTCCCAGTCCTCGGACGCCTCACAGACGACACCGCAGGCCGCCCCGCCGCCCGCGCCCAAGGCGCTGGCCGCGACCGTCAACTGCACCTACAAGCCGGGCGGGAAGGCCGCCAAGGAGGTCAATCCCCCGGCCAACGGCGAGGTCTCCACCCACGATTCGAAGACCGTCCAGATCCAGACCAGTCAGGGGCCCATCGGGATCACGCTGAACGCGGGCGAGTCCCCGTGCACGGTCAACAGTTTCGTGAATCTGGTGCAGCAGGGCTTCTACGACAAGGCGCCGTGCCACCGGCTCAGCACCAAGGGCCTGAAGATGCTGCAGTGCGGCGATCCGACCGGCACCGGAACCGGCGGTCCCGGATACGCTTTCGACAACGAGTACCCGACCGACCAGTACGCACAGGGTGATCCGAACGCCCAGCTACCCGTGCTCTACAAGCGCGGCGTGGTGGCCATGGCCAACAGCGGCCCGAACACCAATGGCAGCCAGTTCTTCCTGATGTACGGCGACTCCCAGCTGCCGCCGCAGTACACCATCTTCGGCACGGTCGACGACGCCGGGCTGCAGACCCTCGACAAGATCGCGGCCGCGGGCGACGACGGCTCGATGGATCAGGGCCCCGGCGGCGGCAAGCCGAAGCTGCCGGTCACCTTCGATTCGGTGAAGCTGGCCTGA
- a CDS encoding DUF4913 domain-containing protein: protein MNDQQQDMIYSNVVEFVENYLSLVYRRQVTDLTDTVWCPEWWKHAEAAMRLEALWRAWEYLRQDPKTGMSVWFLDHADPHMTRLFDPKGPFKYCSVRNGHKDMLSPLPLKSPQQGLFGDPTGDPAVDFQFPDR, encoded by the coding sequence GTGAACGACCAGCAGCAAGACATGATCTACTCGAACGTGGTCGAGTTCGTGGAGAACTATCTGAGCCTCGTCTACCGGCGGCAGGTCACCGATCTCACCGATACCGTGTGGTGCCCGGAGTGGTGGAAGCACGCGGAGGCGGCGATGCGCCTCGAAGCACTGTGGCGCGCATGGGAATATCTACGCCAAGACCCCAAAACGGGCATGAGCGTATGGTTTCTCGACCACGCCGACCCACACATGACGCGCCTGTTCGACCCGAAGGGCCCGTTCAAGTACTGCAGCGTCCGCAACGGCCACAAGGACATGCTCAGCCCCCTCCCCCTGAAGTCCCCCCAGCAGGGCCTGTTCGGCGACCCGACCGGTGACCCCGCCGTGGACTTCCAGTTCCCGGACCGCTGA
- a CDS encoding type IV secretory system conjugative DNA transfer family protein: protein MAKKVRDPADPGPDLTLYLIYIGFGLVGTLWVALHLGNQLAVTKQRIPINPIAIVVGLVRGQLQWPRASTVIVLLVVAAGVVFLYMRRELHKRAGKGRLAVDDKAQYMGSGSAIAALTEAGAREKAEQLGVRLGFDDPPGVPIGMSVADDVMLYGSYEDLHLDIWGPRQGKSTSRVIPAILSAIGPVLATSNKRDVVDATRDVREAKGSRTYVFDPQSVAGEPPTWYWDPLAWVNARQEGCEMRAARLAGHFADSDNGSDAKGDSFFDPEAEDLLAGLFLAAAVGGRPIVQVWDWVTNPQDTEPIELLRGAQHHYTASGLSSQYNTDPRTLSGIFGTAKKMIRCLKLGNVHPWVTPGSDRREFDELDFIEHNGTLYCLSLEGRGSAAPLVSALTEAVIDVAMRKASQSHGGRLDIPLLAVLDEAANVVRWKDLPKQYSHFGSRGIVVMTVLQSWAQGARCWGEDGMEALWSAANVKVLGSGIDDTKFLAERSEAIGDYDAVSSSVSESKGGKSYSRSLGSSRTFNVHALVTLPRGRVIVFTSGVPAVLVRTVPWWEGEYADAVRRSIERHDPQRRTQMSDLVDERTRLTDDSTPPQTYGQPEEVRPL, encoded by the coding sequence ATGGCGAAGAAGGTGAGGGATCCGGCCGATCCCGGCCCCGATCTCACCCTGTATCTGATCTACATCGGCTTCGGGCTGGTCGGAACCCTCTGGGTGGCATTGCATCTGGGCAACCAGCTGGCCGTGACCAAGCAGCGGATTCCGATCAACCCGATCGCGATCGTGGTGGGCCTGGTCCGCGGCCAGCTGCAGTGGCCGCGCGCGTCCACGGTGATCGTGCTGCTCGTGGTGGCGGCCGGGGTCGTGTTCCTGTACATGCGGCGGGAGCTGCACAAGCGCGCCGGTAAGGGCCGCCTCGCCGTCGACGACAAGGCGCAGTACATGGGCAGCGGCAGCGCCATCGCCGCGCTCACCGAGGCCGGTGCCCGGGAGAAGGCCGAACAGCTCGGCGTGCGACTGGGTTTCGACGATCCGCCCGGTGTGCCGATCGGCATGTCGGTGGCCGACGACGTCATGCTCTACGGCTCCTACGAGGATCTGCACCTGGACATCTGGGGCCCGCGCCAGGGCAAGTCGACCTCCCGGGTGATCCCGGCGATCCTGTCGGCCATCGGCCCGGTGCTGGCCACCTCCAACAAGCGCGACGTGGTCGACGCGACCCGAGACGTGCGCGAGGCCAAGGGATCTCGCACCTACGTCTTCGACCCGCAGAGCGTCGCGGGCGAGCCGCCGACCTGGTACTGGGATCCGCTGGCCTGGGTCAACGCCCGGCAGGAGGGCTGTGAGATGCGGGCGGCGCGGCTGGCCGGGCACTTCGCCGACAGCGACAACGGCTCCGACGCCAAGGGCGACTCGTTCTTCGATCCGGAGGCCGAGGACCTGCTGGCCGGGTTGTTCCTGGCCGCCGCCGTGGGCGGGCGGCCGATCGTGCAGGTGTGGGACTGGGTGACCAATCCGCAGGACACCGAGCCGATCGAGCTGCTGCGCGGCGCGCAACACCACTACACCGCGTCCGGCCTGTCGTCGCAGTACAACACCGACCCGCGCACGCTGAGCGGCATCTTCGGCACCGCCAAGAAGATGATCCGCTGCCTGAAGCTGGGCAATGTGCATCCGTGGGTCACCCCGGGCAGCGACCGCCGCGAATTCGACGAGCTGGACTTCATCGAGCACAACGGCACCCTGTACTGCCTGTCGCTGGAGGGCCGCGGTTCGGCCGCCCCGCTGGTGAGCGCCCTGACCGAGGCGGTGATCGATGTGGCCATGCGCAAGGCGTCGCAGTCGCACGGCGGCCGCCTGGACATCCCGCTGCTGGCCGTGCTGGACGAGGCCGCCAACGTGGTGCGCTGGAAGGATCTGCCCAAGCAGTACAGCCACTTCGGCTCGCGCGGCATCGTCGTCATGACCGTGCTGCAGTCCTGGGCGCAGGGCGCGCGCTGCTGGGGCGAGGACGGCATGGAGGCGCTGTGGTCTGCCGCCAATGTGAAGGTGCTGGGCAGCGGCATCGACGACACGAAGTTCCTCGCCGAGCGCTCCGAGGCCATCGGCGACTACGACGCGGTCTCCTCGTCGGTCTCGGAATCCAAGGGCGGCAAGAGCTATTCGCGGTCGCTGGGCTCCTCGCGGACGTTCAACGTGCACGCGCTGGTCACGCTGCCGCGCGGCCGGGTCATCGTGTTCACCTCGGGTGTGCCCGCGGTGCTGGTACGCACGGTGCCGTGGTGGGAGGGCGAGTACGCTGACGCGGTGCGCCGCTCGATCGAACGCCACGATCCGCAGCGCAGGACGCAGATGAGTGACCTCGTCGACGAGCGCACCAGACTGACCGACGACTCCACTCCGCCACAAACATACGGGCAGCCCGAGGAGGTTCGGCCGCTGTGA
- a CDS encoding M23 family metallopeptidase: MNPKAVAWGALAGVIGLVTLVLVIVLPSSEDQCADQPTAPSSVAPPSETPSADPRAAQSSSGATNTPVQAQGSTSPTNQPAALVNPSTSGAPSLVSGVAPIRRTWPLPPNSFTISDPFGARGGTHLGVDLAAPDGTPIFSVADGMVVAAGPASGFGNWIVIDSVDVNGRPFSAVYGHEWASGLRVHVGQTVRAGQPIGAVGSAGESSGPHLHFEIVPGGRFTGGHQIDPLPWLDGAATPNAGGAWPFSLNPNCSLGFGTAGGALADGKVPPELEVWYRRAGSLCPEITPSVLAAQGRQESGFRRGLTSPAGAQGLAQFLPGTAQSIDPDDGKPYLIDASGNGSPSLWDDGDAIIAQGRYMCSLAHRIEGWIGEGKVHGDVVPLALAAYNAGEGAVLASGGMPNQVAAHFSETRPYVANILAMEPQYRAPGSLGRFQPDGQSGGAQIVEAARQWLGTPYVWGGGGPQGPTGGGLDGPGLTSAAVFAASGGAITLPRTAEQQWESGAEVPVNRARPGDLVFFRFGLRGPSDVGVYLGNGRMIRADDASGVGEAPIPGDGRLRRVL; the protein is encoded by the coding sequence GTGAACCCGAAGGCCGTGGCGTGGGGGGCACTGGCGGGCGTGATCGGACTGGTCACCCTGGTGTTGGTGATCGTGCTGCCGTCCTCCGAGGACCAGTGCGCCGATCAGCCGACCGCGCCGAGCTCCGTCGCCCCGCCCAGCGAGACACCGTCGGCCGATCCGCGGGCCGCGCAATCGTCGTCCGGCGCGACGAACACACCGGTGCAGGCCCAGGGCTCGACGAGCCCGACGAATCAGCCTGCGGCGCTGGTGAATCCGTCCACCTCCGGTGCCCCCTCGCTGGTGTCGGGCGTCGCCCCGATCCGGCGCACCTGGCCGCTGCCGCCGAACAGCTTCACCATCTCCGACCCCTTCGGCGCCCGGGGCGGCACCCATCTGGGCGTGGACCTGGCCGCCCCCGACGGCACCCCGATCTTCTCCGTCGCCGATGGCATGGTCGTCGCGGCGGGCCCGGCCTCCGGCTTCGGCAACTGGATCGTGATCGATTCCGTGGACGTCAACGGCCGCCCGTTCTCCGCGGTGTACGGCCACGAGTGGGCCAGCGGGTTGCGGGTGCACGTCGGGCAGACCGTGCGCGCCGGGCAGCCGATCGGCGCGGTCGGCTCGGCGGGCGAATCCTCCGGGCCGCACCTGCATTTCGAGATCGTGCCCGGCGGCCGCTTCACCGGCGGCCACCAGATCGACCCGCTGCCCTGGCTGGACGGCGCGGCGACCCCGAATGCCGGTGGGGCGTGGCCGTTCTCGCTCAACCCGAACTGCAGCCTCGGCTTCGGCACCGCCGGTGGCGCGCTCGCCGACGGCAAGGTCCCGCCGGAACTGGAGGTCTGGTACCGCCGGGCCGGTTCGCTGTGCCCGGAGATCACCCCCTCGGTGCTGGCCGCCCAGGGCCGCCAGGAGTCCGGCTTCCGGCGCGGGCTGACCTCGCCCGCGGGCGCGCAGGGCCTGGCCCAGTTCCTGCCCGGCACAGCACAGTCCATCGATCCCGACGACGGCAAGCCGTACCTGATCGACGCGTCCGGCAACGGCAGCCCCAGCCTCTGGGACGACGGCGACGCGATCATCGCGCAGGGCCGCTACATGTGCTCGCTGGCGCATCGGATCGAGGGCTGGATCGGCGAGGGCAAGGTGCACGGTGACGTCGTCCCGCTCGCCCTGGCCGCCTACAACGCGGGCGAGGGCGCGGTGCTGGCCTCGGGCGGCATGCCCAACCAGGTGGCCGCGCACTTCTCCGAAACCCGGCCCTACGTCGCCAATATCCTGGCGATGGAACCGCAGTACCGCGCGCCCGGCTCGCTGGGCCGGTTCCAGCCGGACGGACAGTCGGGCGGGGCGCAGATCGTGGAGGCCGCCCGGCAGTGGCTCGGCACCCCGTACGTGTGGGGCGGCGGCGGGCCGCAGGGACCGACCGGTGGCGGACTGGACGGTCCGGGCCTCACCTCGGCGGCGGTGTTCGCGGCGTCCGGAGGGGCGATCACCCTGCCGCGCACCGCCGAACAGCAGTGGGAATCCGGCGCGGAGGTGCCCGTGAACCGGGCGCGGCCGGGCGATCTGGTCTTCTTCCGATTCGGCCTGCGCGGCCCGTCGGACGTGGGCGTCTATCTCGGCAACGGCCGGATGATCCGGGCCGACGACGCGTCCGGCGTCGGCGAGGCCCCGATCCCCGGCGACGGGCGGCTGCGGAGGGTGCTGTGA
- a CDS encoding transposase, with protein sequence MPHRSYRRVSPEVRRAAVEQVMALTGKLRSESEACRVVAEQIGVHTNSVRNWVRAAEGPSLERMDAVALRRKVAVLQQQLAAAAEMNRTLVETLNETKRAT encoded by the coding sequence ATGCCGCACCGGTCGTATCGAAGAGTCTCGCCCGAGGTGCGACGGGCAGCTGTGGAACAGGTCATGGCGTTGACCGGGAAGTTACGCAGCGAATCGGAGGCGTGCCGGGTGGTGGCCGAACAGATCGGCGTGCACACCAACTCGGTGCGCAACTGGGTCCGCGCCGCCGAGGGCCCCAGCCTCGAGCGCATGGACGCCGTCGCCCTGCGCCGCAAGGTGGCGGTGCTGCAGCAGCAGCTGGCCGCCGCCGCCGAGATGAACCGCACCCTGGTCGAAACCCTGAACGAGACCAAACGAGCCACATGA
- a CDS encoding SCO6880 family protein, which translates to MTTTETYERRSYGLWQKPRSAGLFGLRWGETVLGFVVVITALLTALVAGPKPAFFVAGAGAVVMVPLVWRSGGRSGYETGLMMFHWLRGRNRGEHVYRGGRFSRIPGGVSRLPGLMAPSKLYEGIDAGGYSFGMIHLPQFAQYTVVLRAWPQGHEAVDQPVIDRWVAAWGTFLASLGQTSDIVAVVPVIDTVPETGNRLLTEVSTITHPSAPELAQQVMFELATELPQERVQLLPRVAITFKATTAERRKNPAEEAVEIGRRLPGICAALAEAGVRAQPMSADEVISFIRRSYDPAAQADLEVASSEPGGHGLDWADAGPISHEERWDHFIHDGGRSVTWEMDTAPEGAVDERVLQRLLAPNPEVPRKRIAIVYRPHSAADAAEIVDDDYKNALVAQQSERGVVSAAATLRVGATQQAREEQARGHGVTRFGALVTITEPLRGDLPRIEAITRDLSTQARLKIRRCYRYQAAAFAASLGCGVILPEHASIPKALAG; encoded by the coding sequence ATGACGACGACCGAAACCTACGAGCGGCGCTCGTACGGCTTGTGGCAGAAGCCCCGCAGCGCAGGTCTTTTCGGCCTGCGCTGGGGGGAGACCGTGCTCGGCTTCGTGGTCGTGATCACGGCGCTGCTGACGGCGCTGGTGGCCGGGCCCAAACCGGCGTTCTTCGTGGCGGGCGCCGGTGCGGTCGTGATGGTTCCACTGGTCTGGCGGTCGGGGGGCCGCTCCGGTTACGAGACGGGATTGATGATGTTCCATTGGTTGCGCGGCCGGAACCGGGGCGAGCACGTCTACCGCGGCGGTCGCTTCTCCCGGATTCCGGGTGGCGTCTCCCGGCTACCCGGGCTGATGGCGCCCTCGAAGCTGTACGAGGGCATCGACGCCGGCGGCTACAGCTTCGGCATGATTCACCTACCGCAGTTCGCCCAGTACACGGTCGTGCTGCGGGCCTGGCCGCAGGGGCACGAGGCGGTCGACCAGCCGGTGATCGACCGCTGGGTGGCGGCGTGGGGCACCTTCCTGGCCTCGCTCGGCCAGACCTCCGACATTGTGGCGGTGGTGCCGGTCATCGACACCGTGCCCGAGACCGGAAACCGTTTGCTCACCGAGGTTTCCACCATCACGCACCCGTCCGCGCCGGAGCTGGCGCAGCAGGTGATGTTCGAGCTTGCGACCGAATTGCCGCAGGAGCGAGTGCAATTGCTGCCGCGGGTGGCGATCACGTTCAAGGCGACCACCGCCGAGCGGCGCAAGAATCCGGCCGAGGAGGCGGTGGAGATCGGCCGCCGGTTGCCGGGCATCTGCGCGGCGCTGGCCGAGGCGGGCGTGCGCGCCCAGCCGATGTCCGCGGACGAGGTCATCTCGTTCATCCGCCGCTCGTACGACCCTGCGGCACAGGCGGATCTGGAGGTGGCCTCCAGCGAGCCGGGCGGGCACGGCCTGGATTGGGCCGACGCGGGCCCGATTTCGCACGAGGAGCGCTGGGATCACTTCATCCACGACGGCGGCCGCTCGGTCACCTGGGAGATGGACACGGCGCCCGAGGGCGCGGTCGACGAGCGCGTGTTGCAGCGGCTGCTCGCGCCGAATCCCGAAGTGCCGCGTAAACGTATCGCGATCGTGTACCGTCCTCACTCGGCGGCCGACGCCGCCGAGATCGTCGACGACGACTACAAGAACGCGCTGGTGGCACAGCAGAGCGAACGCGGCGTCGTCTCCGCGGCCGCGACGCTGCGCGTCGGCGCCACTCAGCAAGCCCGTGAGGAGCAGGCCCGGGGTCACGGTGTGACCCGCTTCGGGGCCCTGGTGACGATCACCGAGCCCCTGCGCGGCGATCTGCCGCGTATCGAAGCCATCACGCGCGACCTGTCCACGCAGGCGCGCTTGAAGATCCGGCGGTGCTACCGCTACCAGGCGGCGGCCTTCGCGGCCTCGCTCGGTTGCGGGGTGATTCTGCCGGAGCACGCGAGCATTCCGAAAGCATTGGCGGGGTGA